The following proteins come from a genomic window of Flavobacteriales bacterium:
- a CDS encoding IS200/IS605 family transposase, with translation TDEMVNEYLEHHRRSDDNGGSNFIIE, from the coding sequence TAACAGATGAAATGGTGAATGAATATCTGGAGCATCACAGAAGGAGTGATGACAATGGCGGAAGCAATTTCATCATTGAGTGA